The proteins below come from a single Staphylococcus sp. MI 10-1553 genomic window:
- the hisD gene encoding histidinol dehydrogenase: MIVNSQTFLQQFQTTETFNPEIHAQVTAICERVRREGDLALHDYNQQFDCVSVETLEVPQADIEAAYHNIDEDLRHALEHSFQRIRDYQTQIKYENQYATPELYEVYHPIERVGIYVPGGKASYPSTVLMTATLAKVAGVKNISVVTPPQPNGVAPSVLAACHIVGVDHVYQVGGAQSIAALAYGTETIPKVDKIVGPGNQYVAYAKKALYGEVGIDQIAGPSEIALIIDDTCNLEAVVYDVFAQAEHDEMARTFVISTDLALLENLESRIKQTLNDAPRHNILKVSLKDHHYLIHATDFDDSCHVMNTIAPEHASIQTIQPEAYLPHIHYVGSLFIGGYAPEAIGDYIAGPSHVLPTQRTARFQHGLSVNDFLTKHTVIHLSEATYEKTYRDAARIAQDEQLYHHQKSLEIRQRGDDA, translated from the coding sequence TTGATCGTTAATAGCCAAACTTTTTTACAACAATTTCAAACGACAGAAACATTCAATCCTGAAATCCACGCACAAGTCACTGCCATTTGTGAGCGCGTGCGACGTGAAGGAGACCTAGCGCTACATGACTATAATCAACAATTTGATTGTGTCAGTGTAGAGACGTTGGAAGTGCCACAAGCTGACATCGAAGCGGCGTATCACAACATAGATGAAGATTTACGTCACGCACTTGAACATAGTTTCCAAAGAATTCGAGATTATCAAACACAAATCAAATACGAAAACCAATACGCGACACCTGAACTTTATGAAGTGTATCACCCGATCGAACGTGTCGGTATATATGTGCCTGGCGGTAAAGCGAGCTATCCTTCTACAGTATTAATGACGGCAACACTCGCAAAAGTAGCTGGTGTAAAAAATATAAGTGTGGTCACACCTCCTCAACCGAATGGTGTTGCGCCGAGTGTGCTTGCCGCATGTCATATTGTTGGTGTTGATCATGTGTATCAAGTCGGTGGTGCACAAAGTATCGCGGCACTTGCTTATGGTACAGAAACGATTCCGAAAGTCGATAAAATTGTCGGTCCAGGCAATCAATATGTCGCTTATGCGAAAAAGGCACTGTACGGAGAAGTCGGTATCGATCAAATTGCAGGGCCAAGTGAAATTGCGTTAATTATTGATGACACATGTAACTTAGAAGCGGTAGTCTATGATGTGTTTGCTCAAGCAGAACATGATGAAATGGCGCGGACGTTTGTCATTTCAACGGATTTGGCATTACTCGAAAATTTAGAAAGCCGTATCAAACAAACACTTAACGATGCACCACGTCATAACATTTTAAAAGTCAGTTTAAAAGACCATCACTATCTCATTCACGCGACTGATTTTGACGACAGTTGTCATGTGATGAATACAATCGCACCCGAGCATGCATCAATTCAAACAATACAACCAGAAGCCTATTTACCACATATTCACTACGTCGGCAGCCTATTCATAGGTGGATATGCTCCGGAAGCGATTGGAGACTATATTGCGGGACCGAGCCACGTCCTACCAACACAACGGACAGCCCGCTTTCAACACGGTTTATCGGTCAATGACTTTTTAACGAAACATACGGTCATTCATTTGTCAGAAGCAACATATGAAAAA
- the hisG gene encoding ATP phosphoribosyltransferase, whose translation MLTIALAKGRLLKSFFAYLESQGQNDLATQLKSRERQLQIKAPPFHFLFVKGNDVPIYVEQGIADIGITGSDILNETQYDVNQLLALPFGQCHFSVAAFDETTDYRKVATSFPKTAGDYFKATGRDVELIELSGSIELACVIGMVDGIVDIVQTGTTLRSNGLVEKEHIADIQAQLITNRQSFFTQSSEIDAFINMLGVSLIDR comes from the coding sequence GTGCTTACAATCGCATTAGCTAAAGGTCGCCTACTAAAAAGTTTTTTCGCCTACTTAGAATCACAAGGTCAAAACGATTTGGCGACACAATTAAAATCTAGAGAACGCCAGCTTCAAATTAAAGCACCACCCTTCCATTTTTTATTCGTCAAAGGCAATGACGTCCCTATTTACGTCGAACAAGGCATTGCAGATATTGGGATTACAGGCAGTGACATTCTCAACGAAACCCAATACGACGTTAATCAATTGCTTGCGCTACCTTTTGGCCAATGTCACTTTTCAGTCGCAGCGTTTGACGAGACGACGGACTATCGTAAAGTTGCAACTTCTTTTCCTAAAACAGCAGGAGATTATTTTAAAGCAACGGGACGCGATGTCGAACTGATTGAATTATCTGGCTCTATCGAACTTGCCTGTGTGATTGGCATGGTAGACGGCATCGTTGACATTGTTCAAACAGGGACCACTTTACGTTCGAACGGGTTAGTCGAAAAAGAACATATTGCAGATATTCAAGCGCAACTCATTACGAATCGACAAAGCTTTTTCACCCAATCATCAGAAATTGATGCATTTATTAACATGTTAGGAGTGTCGCTCATTGATCGTTAA
- a CDS encoding ATP phosphoribosyltransferase regulatory subunit, translating to MVQPFIQNKQYEIDFLKLAAANDFEPIETAFIETLVWDELSPDDLKQMKERSVWQADDTLFALRNDFTDQLVRYYQHYQLNHSAVAYTGPIVRHHQVQTQLGVECYRPHIQEMYHTFETFQQFIEQQLQDEIQYVVIGHYQLIDLLLAHQAEREQLLTWVEQRNISALKSELGISHPLVRLLLTPTHQQLELLNTLYPHDHVIIRSLNRWQTYFKSIHIDTVHLDITPQAPRSYYKETFIHAHLKDSGRMLSGGYYNGPLEGFGLGLTL from the coding sequence ATGGTACAACCTTTCATACAAAATAAACAATATGAAATTGACTTTTTAAAGTTAGCGGCAGCCAATGATTTCGAACCGATTGAGACTGCCTTTATCGAAACACTCGTATGGGATGAACTTTCTCCAGACGATTTAAAACAAATGAAAGAGCGCAGTGTGTGGCAAGCAGATGATACATTATTTGCATTACGCAATGACTTTACCGATCAACTTGTGCGCTATTATCAACATTACCAACTCAATCATTCCGCTGTGGCTTATACAGGACCGATTGTGCGACACCATCAAGTACAAACACAACTCGGTGTGGAATGTTATCGACCACATATTCAAGAAATGTACCATACTTTTGAGACGTTCCAACAATTTATCGAACAACAGTTGCAAGATGAAATTCAATATGTCGTGATTGGGCATTACCAGCTCATTGATTTATTGCTCGCGCATCAAGCTGAACGTGAACAGTTACTCACTTGGGTAGAACAGCGCAATATTTCGGCACTCAAGTCCGAGCTCGGCATCAGTCATCCGCTCGTACGGTTATTGCTCACACCGACACATCAGCAGCTCGAACTTTTAAATACGCTATATCCGCACGATCACGTCATTATTCGCAGTTTGAATCGTTGGCAAACTTACTTCAAATCGATTCACATCGACACGGTTCATCTCGATATTACACCGCAAGCTCCGCGTTCTTACTATAAGGAGACATTTATTCATGCGCACCTTAAAGACAGTGGTCGAATGTTATCAGGAGGCTATTACAACGGACCACTAGAGGGTTTCGGATTAGGGTTAACATTATAA